In Mycolicibacterium alvei, a single window of DNA contains:
- a CDS encoding acyl-CoA dehydrogenase family protein → MTALADDERQELAQSVRAACERMASEDRVRAIAYGEAGDGGDGGSGFDTVLWDALCNQVGVAAIALPEKLGGAGYGASALGVVAHELGRALAPVPFVSSAVLATGLLLELAAHTPDSDKRLVGLAEGRRTAAAMLTGDGGLWRRNAVTLNATRSGEQWCVDGVARHVLGGSVADDLVVIANAEDGEPAVFVVDSADDGVATEPEQVLDRTRPLATVTLSAARAVRLSGAGPIDELIQRNLNVALAVLAAEQVGTCERVLEIATDYARTREQFGRPVGSFQAIKHKCADMLVDLEWARSASQAALQALDGTDSDAGEADWRASMAKAVCSEALRNAVHANVQIHGGIGFTWEDSAHLYLRRARTDEVLFGTPGQHWDRLATLAKLV, encoded by the coding sequence ATGACCGCGCTGGCGGACGACGAACGTCAGGAACTCGCACAGTCGGTGCGTGCCGCCTGCGAGCGGATGGCGTCCGAGGATCGGGTGCGTGCCATCGCCTACGGCGAAGCCGGCGACGGCGGGGACGGCGGCTCCGGTTTCGACACAGTCCTGTGGGACGCATTGTGCAACCAGGTCGGGGTGGCAGCGATCGCGCTGCCCGAGAAGTTGGGCGGCGCCGGTTACGGCGCGTCGGCGCTGGGCGTGGTCGCCCACGAACTGGGCCGCGCACTGGCGCCGGTGCCGTTCGTGAGTTCCGCAGTCTTGGCGACCGGCCTGTTGCTCGAACTGGCAGCACACACCCCAGACTCGGACAAACGGCTGGTCGGACTTGCGGAAGGTCGGCGGACCGCCGCGGCGATGCTCACCGGCGACGGTGGCCTATGGCGCCGGAATGCGGTGACGCTGAATGCGACTCGCAGCGGCGAGCAATGGTGTGTCGACGGCGTTGCTCGTCACGTGCTGGGCGGCAGCGTCGCCGATGACCTCGTCGTGATTGCCAATGCCGAGGACGGCGAGCCTGCGGTGTTCGTCGTCGACTCGGCCGACGACGGCGTCGCCACCGAGCCGGAACAGGTACTCGACCGGACCAGACCGCTGGCCACCGTGACTCTCAGTGCGGCGCGCGCGGTACGCCTCTCCGGCGCCGGTCCGATAGACGAACTCATCCAACGGAACCTCAACGTGGCACTTGCGGTACTCGCGGCCGAACAGGTCGGTACCTGCGAGCGGGTTCTGGAAATCGCCACCGATTATGCGAGGACCCGAGAGCAGTTCGGCCGACCGGTCGGCAGCTTCCAGGCAATCAAACACAAGTGCGCCGACATGCTGGTCGATCTGGAGTGGGCGCGGTCCGCGTCGCAGGCGGCGCTGCAGGCTCTTGACGGCACGGACAGCGATGCCGGGGAAGCGGATTGGCGGGCCAGCATGGCCAAGGCGGTGTGCTCGGAGGCGCTACGCAACGCGGTCCACGCCAATGTCCAGATCCACGGCGGGATCGGCTTCACCTGGGAAGACTCCGCACATCTCTACTTGAGACGAGCCCGGACCGACGAGGTGCTTTTCGGGACCCCAGGTCAACACTGGGACCGTTTGGCGACGTTGGCCAAGTTGGTCTGA
- a CDS encoding amidohydrolase family protein, whose protein sequence is MPLQPWMELISVDDHLIEHPKVWSDRLPTKYLAAGPKIIEWERPDTGQMCQVWEYEGRIYPYIGLNAVAGKTPEEYGIEPVRYDDMIPGCYDPKARVADMDIDGVQAMTCFPSFPRFAGAVFAEGEDKELAKLCSAAWNDFHIDEWAATAPDRFVPVAMLPFWDLDASIAELHRVAEKGAKCVTFPDLPDKLGLPSLHSNHWDPLFAAFEETDLVLAQHFGSGGFPPPIAPDAPFAVFIALMGTISMNALTDWLFSPALHKHPKLKIGLSEGGIGWIPYILERCDSVWRKHRYYQNINQEVLPSDLFRKHFHGCFIEDDFGVEVRHHVGIDNITWECDYPHSDSFWPQSRERAAQAFANVPDDEVHQMVELNTRKLYNFPRVA, encoded by the coding sequence GTGCCGCTGCAGCCCTGGATGGAATTGATCTCCGTCGACGACCACCTGATCGAGCATCCGAAGGTGTGGAGCGACCGACTGCCCACCAAGTACCTGGCAGCCGGGCCGAAGATCATCGAGTGGGAGCGTCCGGACACCGGCCAGATGTGCCAGGTCTGGGAATACGAGGGCCGGATCTACCCGTACATCGGCCTCAACGCCGTCGCGGGCAAGACGCCCGAGGAGTACGGCATCGAGCCGGTGCGCTACGACGACATGATCCCTGGCTGCTACGACCCCAAGGCGCGGGTAGCCGACATGGACATCGACGGTGTGCAGGCGATGACCTGCTTCCCGTCGTTCCCCCGGTTCGCCGGGGCAGTCTTCGCAGAAGGTGAAGACAAGGAGCTCGCCAAGCTGTGCTCGGCCGCGTGGAACGACTTCCACATCGACGAGTGGGCGGCCACGGCTCCAGACCGGTTCGTTCCCGTCGCGATGCTGCCCTTCTGGGATCTCGACGCCAGCATCGCCGAACTTCATCGGGTCGCCGAGAAGGGTGCCAAGTGCGTGACCTTTCCCGACCTACCCGACAAGCTGGGCCTGCCGTCGCTGCACAGCAATCACTGGGATCCGCTGTTCGCCGCCTTCGAGGAGACCGATCTGGTGCTCGCCCAGCACTTCGGCTCGGGCGGCTTTCCGCCGCCGATCGCTCCGGACGCCCCGTTTGCGGTGTTCATCGCACTCATGGGCACCATCTCGATGAACGCGCTGACGGACTGGCTGTTCTCCCCGGCGCTGCACAAGCACCCGAAGCTCAAGATCGGCTTGAGTGAGGGCGGGATCGGCTGGATTCCTTACATCCTCGAGCGTTGCGACAGCGTGTGGCGCAAGCACCGGTATTACCAGAACATCAATCAGGAAGTGCTGCCAAGCGATCTGTTCAGGAAGCACTTCCACGGTTGCTTCATCGAGGATGACTTCGGGGTCGAGGTCCGCCATCACGTCGGGATCGACAACATCACCTGGGAATGCGATTACCCGCATTCAGACTCGTTCTGGCCGCAGAGCCGGGAGCGGGCCGCCCAGGCGTTCGCGAACGTGCCAGACGACGAGGTGCACCAGATGGTCGAGCTCAACACCCGCAAGCTGTACAACTTCCCGCGCGTGGCCTGA
- a CDS encoding acyl-CoA dehydrogenase family protein, which translates to MRAQIREFLGDAPKPVGLRNYGPTPTADDVGAGQQWHRYLAEHGYTCLHWPLEFGGAAASVAYQAVFAEECARAGVPRQLNITGADLVGPVLIKFGSADQKDRYLDGIRLGNDIWTQLFSEPGAGSDLAGVRTHAERTDKGWRVDGQKVWSSAAASADYGLLLARTGPDKHHGLSMFVVPMGIPGVTVRPLTQMDGESKFNEVFLDGVELSEDALIGEVGQGWAVAMVTLGRERLTLGTQAVAMFQLHEQMVAAARERGLLDQVLSRSMTRLWARMWLLRFTWQRAIDSGDLTSPAFSVLKLMTSETDRDLGDMATEVLGTDACTDPAGPDDAAHLVHHMLVGRAQTILGGTSEIQRNILGERVLGLPKEPR; encoded by the coding sequence ATGCGCGCCCAGATCCGCGAGTTTCTGGGCGATGCCCCCAAACCGGTGGGTCTGCGGAACTACGGGCCCACCCCCACTGCGGACGACGTCGGGGCCGGTCAGCAGTGGCACCGGTATCTCGCCGAGCATGGCTACACGTGTTTGCACTGGCCGCTCGAATTCGGTGGTGCTGCAGCCTCGGTGGCATACCAGGCCGTCTTCGCCGAGGAGTGCGCCCGTGCCGGCGTGCCACGTCAACTGAACATCACCGGGGCGGATCTGGTGGGCCCGGTGCTGATCAAGTTCGGCAGTGCGGACCAGAAGGACCGCTATCTGGACGGCATCCGACTCGGCAACGACATCTGGACCCAGTTGTTCTCCGAGCCGGGAGCAGGCTCAGACTTGGCCGGCGTACGGACCCACGCCGAGCGCACCGACAAAGGTTGGCGCGTCGACGGACAGAAGGTGTGGAGTTCGGCAGCTGCATCAGCCGATTACGGTCTGCTGCTCGCCCGCACCGGTCCCGACAAACACCACGGCCTGTCGATGTTCGTTGTGCCGATGGGCATTCCCGGCGTGACGGTGCGCCCACTCACCCAAATGGATGGTGAGAGCAAGTTCAACGAGGTCTTCCTCGACGGTGTCGAGCTGAGCGAGGACGCACTGATCGGTGAGGTCGGTCAGGGCTGGGCGGTGGCAATGGTCACGCTGGGCCGCGAGCGTCTCACCCTGGGTACGCAGGCCGTGGCGATGTTCCAACTGCACGAACAGATGGTCGCGGCAGCCCGTGAACGCGGCTTGCTCGACCAAGTGCTGTCGCGGTCGATGACCCGGTTGTGGGCTCGAATGTGGCTGCTGCGCTTCACCTGGCAACGCGCCATCGATTCGGGCGACCTGACGTCGCCGGCCTTCTCGGTGCTCAAGTTGATGACCTCGGAGACCGACCGGGACCTGGGCGACATGGCCACCGAGGTATTGGGCACCGATGCATGCACCGATCCGGCGGGCCCCGATGACGCTGCCCACCTGGTACATCACATGCTGGTCGGTCGGGCGCAGACGATTCTGGGTGGCACCAGCGAGATTCAGCGCAACATCCTGGGTGAGCGGGTGTTGGGGCTCCCCAAGGAGCCACGATGA
- a CDS encoding acetyl-CoA hydrolase/transferase C-terminal domain-containing protein, translated as MTASLTAATLTGALRDALRPGMTVALGDGVGQLRCLDDGTSIGEALSSAARAIGSVRLVLGWLPEPIDDLDPDAFAEVVALMPGWGVRNMLRSPTVRFLPTRLAATPALLSDVLRPQLLLSRLVRRAGVLQFGTEVSWQLGVIDSGARVFGVIDTDTPAASAERSIDPGDVEVLGTVHGGPIRRPQREPEPIHDALADAVLDLVPEGARLQYGPGQLGIALLRRAKVPLHIDTGMLTDGVVDLDRRGLLAGTPSATYLLGDRALYDWADGRPILHGLAYTHDFTRLSRGAPLIAVNTTIELDRYGQVNVEGFGDKVIGGIGGHPDYCAAARMSQGGLSIIAVPSRTNGRSPLVEQLSRPASTPAHDIDVVVTESGHIDLRGADWSQRKQLITQLFS; from the coding sequence GTGACCGCGTCGTTGACCGCGGCGACCCTCACAGGGGCGCTGCGCGATGCGCTGCGCCCCGGTATGACGGTGGCTCTCGGAGACGGCGTGGGCCAGTTACGGTGTCTCGACGACGGCACCTCGATCGGAGAGGCGCTCAGCAGTGCGGCGCGCGCGATCGGGTCGGTGCGGCTGGTGCTGGGTTGGCTGCCCGAACCGATCGATGACCTGGACCCCGATGCCTTCGCCGAGGTGGTCGCCCTGATGCCCGGCTGGGGCGTACGTAACATGTTGCGCAGCCCGACGGTGCGCTTCCTTCCAACCCGGCTGGCCGCCACTCCCGCCCTCCTGTCCGACGTGCTGCGCCCACAGTTGCTGCTCAGCCGCCTGGTGCGCCGCGCAGGGGTGCTGCAGTTCGGCACCGAAGTGTCCTGGCAACTCGGGGTGATCGACAGCGGTGCAAGGGTATTCGGCGTCATTGACACCGACACGCCTGCGGCGTCGGCGGAGCGCTCGATTGATCCGGGCGACGTCGAGGTGCTCGGCACGGTTCACGGCGGGCCCATCCGCCGGCCCCAGCGTGAGCCCGAGCCCATCCACGATGCGCTGGCCGATGCGGTGCTGGACTTGGTTCCCGAGGGCGCACGCCTGCAGTACGGGCCGGGGCAGCTCGGCATCGCCCTGCTGCGACGGGCCAAGGTGCCGTTGCACATCGACACCGGCATGCTCACCGACGGCGTCGTGGACCTCGACCGTCGCGGGCTGCTGGCAGGCACCCCGTCGGCGACCTACTTGTTGGGCGACAGGGCGCTTTACGACTGGGCGGACGGACGCCCAATCCTGCACGGGCTGGCCTACACCCACGACTTCACCCGACTGTCCAGGGGCGCACCACTGATCGCGGTGAACACCACCATTGAGCTGGACCGGTACGGTCAGGTCAACGTCGAGGGCTTCGGCGACAAGGTGATCGGCGGCATCGGCGGACATCCTGACTACTGCGCCGCCGCCCGCATGAGCCAGGGCGGCCTGTCGATCATCGCCGTACCGAGTCGGACGAATGGCCGCTCACCACTTGTCGAGCAGCTCAGCAGACCCGCCTCCACGCCTGCGCACGATATCGATGTCGTCGTCACCGAGTCCGGCCATATCGACCTACGCGGCGCCGACTGGTCGCAGCGCAAACAACTGATAACTCAACTGTTCTCGTAA
- a CDS encoding SDR family NAD(P)-dependent oxidoreductase, translating into MHEGTLTGKVVLVTGGGRGIGRGHCLELARQGAAVVVNDPGVSRDGSSADGAGPAAEVVAEIEQAGGKAIAHTGSVSSWDDVADMISTAVDTFGILTGVVNNAGIVRDSMVATASESDWDAVMAVHLKGTFAVTRHACDYWRAQSKAGNLIDAHIVNTVSGAGLWGNVGQSAYGAAKAAIANLTVVTAMEARRYGVAVNAISPLAVTRISADFFGSEQAADPALDPARSSAVVAWLQSHESSWLTGQILRVNGHRLSRIEGFTEAPGRYDANDGVSLAFSEIGQAVSWLYGTSPRGLAGPLPSH; encoded by the coding sequence ATGCATGAGGGCACACTGACCGGCAAGGTCGTCCTCGTGACCGGCGGCGGACGCGGCATCGGCCGCGGCCACTGCCTCGAGCTGGCGCGGCAGGGGGCCGCCGTCGTGGTGAACGACCCTGGCGTCAGCAGGGACGGCTCCAGCGCCGATGGAGCGGGTCCCGCCGCCGAGGTCGTCGCGGAGATTGAGCAGGCGGGCGGAAAAGCCATAGCACACACGGGGTCGGTGTCGTCGTGGGACGACGTCGCCGACATGATCTCCACCGCCGTCGATACGTTCGGCATCCTGACCGGTGTCGTCAACAACGCGGGCATCGTGCGGGACAGCATGGTTGCCACCGCGTCAGAGTCCGATTGGGATGCAGTGATGGCCGTGCACCTGAAGGGTACGTTCGCGGTGACGCGGCACGCCTGCGACTACTGGCGCGCCCAGTCGAAGGCCGGCAATCTGATCGACGCACACATCGTCAACACTGTCTCGGGCGCGGGATTGTGGGGCAACGTCGGCCAAAGCGCCTACGGCGCAGCCAAGGCGGCGATCGCCAACCTAACGGTGGTCACCGCTATGGAGGCGCGTCGCTACGGTGTTGCGGTGAACGCGATTTCACCGCTCGCCGTCACCCGTATCAGTGCGGATTTCTTCGGCAGTGAGCAGGCCGCCGACCCCGCATTGGATCCGGCCCGCAGTTCGGCAGTGGTGGCCTGGCTCCAATCACACGAGTCGTCCTGGCTCACCGGTCAGATTCTGCGGGTGAATGGGCACCGGCTGAGCCGGATCGAGGGGTTCACCGAGGCGCCCGGCCGTTACGACGCCAACGATGGTGTTTCACTGGCGTTTTCCGAGATCGGTCAGGCGGTCAGCTGGCTCTACGGAACGTCGCCACGAGGGTTGGCCGGTCCGCTGCCTTCACACTGA
- a CDS encoding DUF7156 family protein, which produces MNTESRKHMSMKDMPAEFFLPPQSNAALWAETVKLVVGCLVFLVILGIAVALTQGIVISV; this is translated from the coding sequence ATGAACACAGAATCGCGCAAGCACATGAGCATGAAGGACATGCCCGCCGAGTTCTTCCTGCCGCCGCAGAGCAACGCCGCACTGTGGGCTGAGACCGTCAAGCTCGTCGTCGGATGCCTGGTATTTCTGGTGATTCTGGGCATTGCCGTGGCGCTGACCCAGGGCATCGTCATCTCAGTGTGA
- a CDS encoding MarR family winged helix-turn-helix transcriptional regulator has translation MRASLERAHSLGHTGLRPAHARLMVFLGWEGSRISDIARAQDVSKNAIGQLVDELVELGYVERVADPEDRRAKIVRYTHRGVDMMADAAAVGERLDAEIANIIGDRRLEQLRSALADICQNLGLGPA, from the coding sequence ATGCGTGCCAGCCTCGAACGTGCGCACTCGCTCGGCCATACCGGCCTGCGGCCCGCGCACGCCCGGTTGATGGTCTTTCTCGGCTGGGAGGGTAGCCGCATCTCCGATATCGCCCGCGCCCAAGATGTCTCGAAGAACGCGATCGGCCAACTCGTCGATGAACTCGTGGAGCTGGGCTATGTCGAGCGTGTCGCCGATCCAGAGGACCGACGCGCCAAGATCGTTCGATACACCCATCGAGGGGTCGACATGATGGCCGATGCTGCCGCCGTCGGTGAGCGGCTCGATGCCGAGATCGCAAACATCATCGGAGACCGGCGCCTCGAGCAGCTGCGGTCAGCCCTGGCCGACATCTGCCAGAACCTCGGGCTCGGACCGGCGTAA
- a CDS encoding NAD-dependent epimerase/dehydratase family protein gives MAGRTKLVIGASGFLGSHVVRQLVERGESVRVLLRRTSSTKAIDDLDVDRRYGDIFDDTAVRDALVGCDDVYYCVVDTRAWLRDPTDLFRTNVEGLRQVLEVAADAELRRFVFTSTIGTIALSEDGSPVAEDAPFNWLDRGGAYIRSRVEAENLVLDYARDRSLPAVALCVSNTYGPGDWQPTPHGSLVAAAAAGRMPVYVKDMAMEVVGIEDAARALILAADKGRVGERYIISERFITARELYETAADAAGAKRPRFGIPLKAMYLLGFGGDVAATLLRRDMLLSTLSVRLMHIMSPMDHGKAERELGWRPEPIHDSIRKAVEFYRRRASADAEAR, from the coding sequence GTGGCGGGTCGCACCAAACTGGTAATCGGTGCCAGTGGATTCCTGGGGTCACACGTGGTACGCCAGCTGGTCGAACGTGGAGAATCCGTACGGGTTCTGCTTCGTCGCACCAGCTCCACCAAGGCCATCGACGACCTCGACGTGGACCGCAGGTATGGCGACATCTTCGACGACACTGCTGTGCGCGATGCGTTGGTTGGCTGTGACGACGTCTACTACTGCGTCGTGGACACGCGGGCCTGGCTGCGTGACCCGACTGATCTGTTTCGCACCAATGTCGAAGGGCTGCGTCAGGTTCTCGAGGTCGCTGCCGACGCCGAACTGCGCCGATTTGTGTTCACCAGCACCATCGGCACCATTGCGCTCTCCGAAGATGGCAGTCCGGTCGCCGAGGATGCGCCGTTCAACTGGCTCGATCGGGGCGGGGCCTACATCCGTTCCCGAGTCGAAGCCGAGAATCTGGTGCTCGACTACGCACGCGACCGCAGCCTGCCGGCGGTCGCACTGTGCGTGTCCAATACCTACGGCCCCGGCGATTGGCAACCCACCCCGCACGGATCTTTGGTGGCCGCAGCCGCCGCGGGCAGAATGCCGGTCTACGTCAAGGACATGGCGATGGAGGTCGTCGGTATCGAGGATGCCGCGCGGGCACTGATCCTCGCCGCAGACAAAGGCCGGGTGGGGGAGCGCTACATCATCTCCGAACGGTTCATCACGGCCCGCGAGTTGTATGAAACCGCCGCCGACGCCGCCGGAGCCAAGCGGCCGAGGTTCGGGATCCCGCTCAAGGCGATGTACCTCTTGGGGTTCGGCGGAGATGTGGCCGCAACCTTGCTTCGCCGCGACATGTTGTTGTCGACGTTGAGCGTGCGGCTGATGCACATCATGTCGCCGATGGATCACGGCAAGGCCGAGCGGGAACTGGGGTGGCGTCCCGAACCGATCCACGACTCGATCCGCAAAGCCGTTGAGTTCTATCGCCGCCGAGCCTCGGCTGACGCCGAGGCACGGTAG
- a CDS encoding mycofactocin-coupled SDR family oxidoreductase, producing the protein MEQLAGKVALVTGAARGQGRSHAVALAEEGADIIAVDIAADVDSIPYPLGTKEDLDETVRLVQDTGRRVAAYVCDVRHLADLQDSVQSGIAELGDIDIVVANAGVVATGRTDPLDEQVYRDIVETNLFGAWNTIVTAVPSIIRKGQGGSIILTSSTQGLVGRGGDGSAAAFGYASSKHGVVGLMRSAAHAYAEHNIRVNTVHPTGVATPMVLNEHMGRVFQENPSVPKLATNLLPVPFIEAQDVTNVVVWLASDKARYITGATLPVDAGFTAL; encoded by the coding sequence ATGGAACAGCTGGCAGGCAAGGTCGCGTTGGTTACCGGCGCGGCACGGGGCCAAGGACGCAGCCACGCCGTGGCGCTGGCCGAAGAAGGCGCCGACATCATCGCGGTCGATATCGCGGCAGATGTCGACTCGATTCCGTACCCGCTCGGAACCAAAGAGGATCTCGACGAGACCGTCCGACTCGTTCAGGATACGGGCCGACGCGTCGCGGCCTACGTCTGCGATGTTCGCCACCTCGCCGATCTACAAGACAGTGTGCAGTCGGGGATTGCCGAACTCGGCGACATCGACATCGTGGTGGCCAATGCAGGTGTGGTCGCGACCGGACGGACCGACCCGCTCGACGAGCAGGTCTATCGGGATATCGTCGAAACCAATCTCTTTGGCGCCTGGAACACGATCGTCACCGCAGTGCCTTCGATCATCCGTAAGGGTCAGGGCGGTTCGATCATCTTGACGAGTTCGACGCAAGGCTTGGTCGGTCGCGGGGGTGACGGGTCGGCGGCCGCGTTCGGCTACGCCTCGTCCAAACATGGTGTCGTGGGTCTGATGCGGTCGGCCGCACACGCGTACGCCGAGCACAACATTCGGGTCAACACAGTCCATCCCACCGGGGTGGCTACTCCCATGGTGCTCAACGAACACATGGGCCGGGTGTTCCAGGAGAATCCGTCGGTGCCGAAACTCGCGACCAACCTACTGCCGGTTCCGTTCATCGAGGCGCAGGATGTCACCAATGTGGTGGTGTGGCTCGCCAGCGACAAAGCGCGGTACATCACCGGAGCCACTCTCCCGGTCGATGCCGGCTTCACCGCCCTGTAG
- a CDS encoding VOC family protein translates to MTPETLARRFLHVNLNCASLDATERVYGDVLGLNARMRTDPVVATDGTILGLDGETFCATSFLYDARGGRGGCALETIEYYSPALRRDSSADPVRPGIRAAQLGVADIESVATALRDAGLTVGEPVDGLIGGGKSVLALDPDGVVIELTELPAGADASKGALFNGIRIAAIDAAATGEFLTAIGFDEVVAPKTAAVAGAQLSPAGTDETDCTVARYALAEDGHQFTVSVVQNPGTAPTPVPWGGNRQGLYRCALRVENVHDALASVPDSVERMGDPVWCPLPGTKIEGLHIAFLRSPDGVVFEFVERPLAYFSR, encoded by the coding sequence GTGACACCAGAAACCCTGGCCAGGCGCTTCCTGCACGTCAACCTCAATTGCGCGTCGCTGGATGCTACCGAACGGGTGTACGGCGACGTGCTCGGTCTGAACGCGCGTATGCGTACCGACCCCGTGGTCGCCACGGACGGGACGATTCTCGGTCTGGACGGTGAAACCTTCTGTGCCACCTCATTCCTCTACGACGCCCGCGGTGGCCGGGGCGGCTGCGCGTTGGAGACCATCGAGTATTACTCGCCGGCGTTGAGGCGCGACTCCAGTGCTGATCCAGTGCGGCCCGGGATTCGCGCCGCGCAGCTGGGCGTAGCGGACATCGAGAGTGTGGCCACGGCACTACGTGACGCGGGGCTGACGGTAGGGGAGCCGGTCGACGGTCTGATCGGGGGCGGGAAGTCGGTGCTCGCGTTGGACCCCGATGGCGTCGTGATCGAGCTGACCGAACTGCCCGCGGGTGCGGATGCGTCGAAGGGCGCACTGTTCAACGGCATCCGGATCGCGGCGATCGACGCTGCGGCCACCGGCGAGTTTCTGACCGCGATCGGGTTCGACGAGGTGGTTGCGCCGAAGACGGCAGCGGTGGCGGGTGCCCAACTCAGTCCCGCCGGAACCGACGAAACCGACTGTACGGTAGCGCGTTACGCGCTGGCCGAAGATGGGCATCAGTTCACCGTGTCGGTGGTGCAGAACCCCGGCACGGCACCGACGCCGGTACCGTGGGGCGGCAATCGTCAGGGACTGTACCGCTGCGCGTTGCGGGTGGAGAACGTCCATGACGCGCTGGCTTCCGTGCCCGATTCGGTTGAGCGCATGGGTGATCCGGTGTGGTGCCCGCTGCCCGGAACGAAGATCGAGGGATTGCACATCGCGTTCCTGCGCTCACCCGACGGTGTGGTCTTCGAGTTCGTCGAGCGCCCGCTCGCCTACTTCAGCCGCTAA
- a CDS encoding CaiB/BaiF CoA transferase family protein → MTDILNGIRVVELAAWTFVPAAGAVLADWGADVIKVEHPETGDPQRGLISSGIVTGAGGVNHFIEQPNRGKRSIGLDTSTPEGLELLMKLIETADVFVTNLLPDSRQRMGIDVDQVRARNPKIIYARGHGYGTKGDQASQGGFDLAAYWARGGIGDAYSDGAGSYPPIQRPAFGDSYGGLAIAGGIAAALVKRERTGEPSVVDVSLLNAAIWQLGPDIVGSGVTGEDIPKFNLDEMPNPIASIYKTRDNRFIAFVLLQADRFWTDFCTRLGRLDLIDDERFANAMVRFGNRVECIAELRRSFESEDLSHWEKAFAGFDGVWDVMRTAHEVHSDPQAIANGYLPRVTDAKNNEFALAASPVQFDEVALDLTCAPGHGEHTDAVLAELGFNEDEIIDFKINSVVL, encoded by the coding sequence ATGACAGACATACTCAATGGAATCCGTGTGGTCGAGCTGGCGGCATGGACGTTCGTTCCGGCTGCCGGCGCGGTACTCGCCGACTGGGGTGCTGACGTGATCAAGGTCGAACATCCCGAGACGGGCGATCCGCAGCGGGGCTTGATCAGCTCCGGAATCGTCACCGGCGCAGGGGGAGTGAACCACTTCATCGAACAGCCCAACCGCGGCAAGCGCAGCATCGGGTTGGACACCTCCACACCCGAGGGGCTGGAGCTGCTGATGAAGCTGATCGAGACCGCTGATGTCTTCGTCACCAACCTGCTGCCGGATTCGCGCCAGCGGATGGGCATTGATGTCGACCAGGTCCGAGCGCGGAATCCGAAGATCATCTACGCCCGGGGCCATGGCTACGGGACCAAGGGTGACCAGGCTTCGCAGGGCGGTTTCGACCTCGCGGCCTACTGGGCACGCGGCGGCATCGGTGACGCGTACTCCGACGGCGCCGGTTCCTACCCGCCGATCCAGCGGCCCGCGTTCGGCGACTCATACGGCGGCTTGGCAATCGCCGGAGGAATCGCCGCTGCGTTGGTGAAGCGTGAACGCACCGGCGAACCTTCCGTCGTCGATGTCTCGCTGCTCAACGCCGCGATCTGGCAGCTGGGCCCGGACATCGTCGGGTCAGGCGTCACCGGCGAGGACATTCCGAAGTTCAACCTGGATGAGATGCCCAACCCGATCGCCAGCATCTACAAGACCCGTGACAATCGGTTCATTGCGTTCGTGCTGCTGCAGGCCGACCGGTTCTGGACCGACTTCTGCACGCGGCTGGGCAGGCTCGATCTGATCGACGACGAACGGTTCGCCAACGCCATGGTGCGGTTCGGAAACCGGGTCGAGTGCATCGCCGAGTTGCGTCGTAGCTTCGAATCCGAGGATCTTTCCCACTGGGAGAAGGCGTTTGCAGGCTTCGACGGCGTCTGGGATGTCATGCGCACCGCACACGAGGTGCACAGCGATCCGCAGGCGATCGCCAATGGATATCTGCCGCGGGTCACGGACGCCAAGAACAACGAGTTCGCACTGGCGGCCAGCCCCGTGCAGTTCGACGAGGTGGCGTTGGACCTGACCTGCGCGCCGGGGCATGGTGAGCACACTGATGCGGTGCTTGCCGAACTCGGATTCAACGAAGACGAGATCATCGACTTCAAGATCAACTCGGTCGTCCTGTAG